A segment of the Peptoclostridium acidaminophilum DSM 3953 genome:
GAGATGCTGGACAGGTATGCGCAAAAAAGGGAGATGTAGATAAGCATGAGTGATTTGAAAAAGGAAGTTATAGACTGGATTAAGACAATAGCCATATCACTGATTATAGCGTTTGTAATAACATCGTTCGTAAGGCCTACGCTTGTTAAGGGGTTTTCAATGTTCCCAACGCTTGAAGAAAATGACTATCTGATTATAAACCGGATAGCCTACAACGGTGAATATCCTAGCAGGGGAGACATTGTCGTATTCAAGTCGGACCTTCTTCAGGAAAACGGAAAGAAAAAAGATCTTGTAAAAAGGATTATCGCAGTTCCGGGGGACCGGATAATAGTGGCGCAGGGTCAAGTGTACCTAAATGGAACGTTGCTTGAAGAGGGCTACATCAACGGAGACTACACAGACGGAAGTGTGGACATAGAAGTTCCGGCAGGCTATGTGTTTGCAATGGGGGACAACAGGCCAAACAGCATGGACAGCAGGGACTCCAGGGTTGGTGTTGTGCCTGTAGACCACATAATAGGCAAGGTTGTGGTAAGGCTTTTCCCATTCGACAAGATCAACACTTTTTAGGTGAGTCATGAGACTGGGTATAAGCGCATTTGCGGGTGATATTGAAAGGGCTGTGGGAACTTGCCTGGAAAACGGCTTGAACCATATTGAAGTTGGAATTGACGATATCGGAGACTGGGAATTTGTAAAGCGGCAAAACAATCATGTAATGAGCGCCGGCATATCGCTGGGAGTCCACCTGCCAATGGAGCTCAACCCTTGCGAGAGGGTGAACGAAGTGCGAGCGTGCTGGGAGCGCTTTGTATTGTCGAATGTAGAGATAGGTCGCAAATTCAACGTCAGATACTACAATATGCACATGGGATATGCGCTTGAGAGGCTAGCCGGGAGCCGTAGGGAGATTTTGCTTGAAAATGCATGTGTTTTTCTGGGCGGAGTTTTAAGGAAGCTCGATGGCGAGATGATCACTCTCGAAAATTCATATACAAAGGGTGGAGACATGGTCAACCTGGGCACAAGGGTGTCCGACTTCAAACGTGTTTTCGAGTCCTTTAGCTTGGGAAACATGGGATTTTGTTTTGATACGGGACATAATCTAATATGCAGTGACGAATATGTGGAAAGCTTTAGCCGAATAACAAAAGTTGTCCATCTCAGCGGAAACGATGGAGTCAGGGATCTACACCTGGGCATTTCAAGCGAGCATGGCATTGGCGACAAGCTGCTTGCGGATTTGCTGAAGCTGAAGGAGACTGAATATTATGTGCTTGAAATGGATAGTGCGCATTACAAATCCAGCATCTCCAGGATAAGTGAATTAACGGGAATACAGTTCGAGGCGGAGTGATATGCCGCCTTGTTTTTATTTGAAAAGGGGGGATTGCAGTGGCCCAAATAAAAGTCGAGATATTGCTTGAGGAAAAGGAATACACAAGCGGCGCAACATTGCTTGAAGTGCTTGAGAATTCGGAGGTGCCCATTAAAAAGCCTGTTTTGCTGGCGGTTGTTGACAACGAGCTCAAAGAGCTCACGGACTGTCTCGAGAAAAGCTGTAAGATAAAGTTTCTCGGGCTTGAAGACACAGATGGTATGAGGACGTATATGAGGAGCATGTCGTTTATATTTATAATGGCCTGCAGGGATATTATACCTTCATTCAAGGTGTCAATAGACCACACCATAGGCAAGGGGTTATATTGCAGAATTGCAGGCAGCGACCATGTAAGTCCCGAGGTTGTTTTGAAAATAGAGGAACGCATGAGGGAATTAGTTGAGCAGGATATTCCGTTTGAAAAAATAAAGACTACAACCCAAGAAGCCATAAATATATTTGAAAAGGACGGATATATCGACAAGATAGAGCTTTTCAAATACAGGGAGAATCCACATGTGACCATATATAAATGCGCAGATTTCAGCAGCTATTTCTATGGATACATGGTGCCTTCGACAGGATACCTGAAGACATTTATGCTTAAAAACTGCAATGGAGGGATTGTAATAATAGGCCCTGACAAAGATATGCCTGAAAATGTGGACAAATTTGAATATAAACCTAAGCTTGCCGAGGTATTCAAGGAGACTCAGGAATGGGCCCGAATAATGGATGTAGACAGCGTAGGCGAGCTCAATGGTATCATTGGAAATAAAGAATATCCAGAGCTCATTCGAACGGTTGAGGCGCTTCATGAAAAGAAAATCGCAAAGATAGCAGATATGATAAAGTGCAGCCCCGAGAAAACAAGGCTGGTTCTCATATCAGGTCCTTCGTCATCAGGGAAAACGAGCTTTGCGCGAAGACTTCTCACGCAGCTAAGGGTCAACAACATAAATCCGGTTTCGATATCACTTGACAATTATTTTGTGGACAGGGAGGACACGCCTCTTGACGATGAAGGAAACTATGACTTCGAATCGATAAACTCAATAGACCTGGAGCTTTTTAATGAGCACATCGAGCTGTTGCTTTCCGGAGCCGAGGTTGAAATGCCGCATTTTAATTTTAAAACCGGCAAGAGGGAGTACATAGGTGACAGATTCAAGATTGAAACTGATCAGCCCATAATAGTAGAAGGCATACACGCTCTCAATAGAAAGCTGACAAGCGCCATAGCTGATACGAGTAAATTCAAGGTGTATGTGAGCGCGCTAACTCAGCTGAATCTTGACGAACATAATAGAATTCCCACAACGGACCTTAGGCTTATAAGGCGTATTGTAAGGGATAATCACTTCAGAGGGAATGACGCACTAGGCACACTCAGACTATGGAAGTCGGTAAGGAGCGGCGAGGAAAACAACATATTTCCTTTCCAGGAGGAAGCAGATATAATGTTCAATTCTGCTTTGGTATATGAACTGGCTGTGCTGAAAAAATATGCACAGCCGCTGCTTGGCCAAATAACAAAAGAACACGAGGTTTACAGGGAGGCTAAGCGA
Coding sequences within it:
- the lepB gene encoding signal peptidase I, producing the protein MSDLKKEVIDWIKTIAISLIIAFVITSFVRPTLVKGFSMFPTLEENDYLIINRIAYNGEYPSRGDIVVFKSDLLQENGKKKDLVKRIIAVPGDRIIVAQGQVYLNGTLLEEGYINGDYTDGSVDIEVPAGYVFAMGDNRPNSMDSRDSRVGVVPVDHIIGKVVVRLFPFDKINTF
- a CDS encoding sugar phosphate isomerase/epimerase family protein, encoding MRLGISAFAGDIERAVGTCLENGLNHIEVGIDDIGDWEFVKRQNNHVMSAGISLGVHLPMELNPCERVNEVRACWERFVLSNVEIGRKFNVRYYNMHMGYALERLAGSRREILLENACVFLGGVLRKLDGEMITLENSYTKGGDMVNLGTRVSDFKRVFESFSLGNMGFCFDTGHNLICSDEYVESFSRITKVVHLSGNDGVRDLHLGISSEHGIGDKLLADLLKLKETEYYVLEMDSAHYKSSISRISELTGIQFEAE
- a CDS encoding nucleoside kinase: MAQIKVEILLEEKEYTSGATLLEVLENSEVPIKKPVLLAVVDNELKELTDCLEKSCKIKFLGLEDTDGMRTYMRSMSFIFIMACRDIIPSFKVSIDHTIGKGLYCRIAGSDHVSPEVVLKIEERMRELVEQDIPFEKIKTTTQEAINIFEKDGYIDKIELFKYRENPHVTIYKCADFSSYFYGYMVPSTGYLKTFMLKNCNGGIVIIGPDKDMPENVDKFEYKPKLAEVFKETQEWARIMDVDSVGELNGIIGNKEYPELIRTVEALHEKKIAKIADMIKCSPEKTRLVLISGPSSSGKTSFARRLLTQLRVNNINPVSISLDNYFVDREDTPLDDEGNYDFESINSIDLELFNEHIELLLSGAEVEMPHFNFKTGKREYIGDRFKIETDQPIIVEGIHALNRKLTSAIADTSKFKVYVSALTQLNLDEHNRIPTTDLRLIRRIVRDNHFRGNDALGTLRLWKSVRSGEENNIFPFQEEADIMFNSALVYELAVLKKYAQPLLGQITKEHEVYREAKRLLSFMQYFVPIEDELDIPPTSILREFIGGSRIVGM